In the Rhizobium sp. CB3090 genome, one interval contains:
- a CDS encoding NADPH-dependent FMN reductase, producing the protein MQRPLSLYALCGSQRQASTSLRLLEALRLISPDGVSIEICDLIGSLPIFNPDHEGDRTPQTVETFAAKIRDADGLIVSCPEYAHGIPGGFKNALDWLVSRDEVPFKPLMFAHASHRGDLVLQQLAEVLKTMSLRIVPEAFLRVPLAGKSEEAQAAVLAEAQRDGALEASLDHFVQAIRASV; encoded by the coding sequence ATCCAGCGCCCACTCTCCCTCTATGCACTCTGCGGCAGCCAAAGGCAGGCTTCGACCAGCCTTCGGCTGCTGGAAGCCCTGCGGCTGATATCGCCTGACGGAGTTTCTATCGAAATTTGCGATTTGATCGGCAGTCTGCCGATCTTCAATCCGGATCATGAGGGCGACAGAACGCCGCAGACCGTCGAAACCTTTGCGGCGAAGATCCGCGATGCGGACGGGCTGATCGTCTCCTGCCCGGAATATGCCCATGGCATTCCCGGCGGGTTCAAGAACGCGCTGGATTGGCTGGTGTCGCGCGACGAGGTGCCCTTCAAGCCGCTGATGTTTGCGCATGCTTCGCATCGCGGCGATCTTGTTCTGCAACAGTTGGCCGAAGTCCTGAAGACAATGTCGCTCCGCATCGTGCCGGAGGCTTTTCTGCGCGTGCCGCTTGCCGGCAAGAGCGAGGAAGCGCAGGCGGCGGTCCTGGCCGAGGCACAACGGGACGGCGCGTTGGAAGCGAGCCTCGATCATTTTGTACAGGCGATCCGCGCGTCTGTGTGA